In the genome of Bordetella avium, the window AAGGATCAGCCCCCAGGTCAGGACCGCGAACAGACCCAGCGAGACGAGATAAAAGAAATCCACTTTCGTACTCCCGGCGCGCGAACGCGCCCGAATTGACCCCGGTCGGGGTATGGCCGGCAGGTTACGAAAGGAGGGGTAAAAACGGGATAAAGCTTTGGGGCGGGGGTGTAAACGCGGTGTAAAAATGCCCCCCAATGCTGCGCAGGCCTGGGGCGTGCATCAGGGTGGGGCATGGCAGCAGTTCGGGCTTGCGGGGACGGGCCTAGGGGAGGCAGAGGGGGGGAAAGGTGGGAAATTCAGCGCTTTGTCATGATATGCACTGGTTTGGTGCGCGTTATATCGAAATAAATGCGCTGTCTTAGGGCATTCCCCTAGTGTGACAAGCCCGTATCTGGTGCAGAATTCCGTCCCATGCAGGTGAGGAGACATGCCCTGCATGGGCAACATAAACCGGCGGCACCGGTAAAAAAATAAAGCAGTACCAAAAATAAAAAGTAAATGCGCGACGGCTGGCACCTTGGTGCTGGCCGTTGTCGCTTAAAGACGCGCGCCTGCGCCACCAGGACGAACACGATGCCACAGACTCCCAAGCCTTATTGGCGCCGCAATCTGCGGTGGATCAGCCTGTTGTTGGCTATTTGGGTGGCATTGACCTTCGTTCCCGCCTATTTCGCGCGCGAGCTGAACTTTGATTTTCTTGGGTGGCCCTTCGCCTTTTGGATGGCAGCGCATGGCGCGCCCGTGGCTTATCTGGTCATCATCGTCGTCTATGCTGTCGTCATGAACCGCGCCGATGCGCGCGCCCGCCGGAAGCCCTGATGCCGTTCTCAGGTGCGACGCCGCAGCAGTTCAAGCGAAGGCTGCGCTGGATCTATCTCAGTTACACGGCGGGCTTCCTGCTCCTGGTGCTTTTGCTGGCGTTGGCCGAAGTGCTGGGTATGCCGCGCGCCTGGATCGGTTATGTGTTCCTGCTGTTTACGGTCAGTCTGTATGCCGGTATAGGCATCGTTTGCCGTACTTCTGATCAGGTCGAGTATTACGTCGCCGGACGGCGCGTGCCTGCCATCTATAACGGCATGGCGACGGCGGCCGACTGGATGTCGGTCGCCTCCTTTATCGGCGTTGCTGGTACGCTTTATCTCACTGGCTATGGCGGTCTGGCCTACATCATGGGCTGGACCGGCGGCTTTGTATTGCTTGCCTTGCTGCTTGCGCCCTATCTGCGCAAGTTCGGTCAATACACCATCCCCGATTTTCTAGGCGCGCGCTATGGCGGCAACCTGGCGCGCATGACCGGCGTGGTATGCGCGGTGTTGTGTTCGTTCACCTATCTGGTGGCGCAGATTTACGGCGTGGGCATCATCACCACCCGCATGACCGGCATTTCGTTCGAGTTGGGTATTTTCGTGGCCCTAGGGGGCATGCTGGTCTGTTCTTTTCTGGGGGGGATGCGTGCGGTCACCTGGACGCAGGTAGGGCAGTACATCATTCTGGTGATCGCCTATCTCGTGCCGGTAGTCTGGCTCTCGGTCAAGCACACGGATGCGCCCTTGCCGCAGTTTTCCGCCGCCACGCTTTTGCAGGAAATCACAGAAAAAGAAAAAGCGCTGCGCATCGATGCTGATGAAATCGGGGTGCGCCAGCTTTGGGCCGACCGTGCCCGTGAAATGGAAGGCCGTTTGCAGGGACTGCCACAGTCCTGGTTGAGTGAGAAGGAAAACCTACGCACCCGTCTGAGCCAGATGGACGTCAGCGACGCGCCCATGGTCGAGATTCGCTCTCTGGAACGGGAGCTGGCCGCCTATCCGGCCAGCGTGGAGGAGGCCCGCACCCTCTGGTCGCAGGCGCGAGACATCTTCGAGGCGCGGGCTGCGCCGCCCATACCCCATGCCGAACCCTATCCCTCGGAAGACTCCAGTGCCCGCGAGAACATGCGGATCAACTTTCTGGCGCTGGTGTTATGTCTGATGTTGGGCACGGCGGGCATGCCGCATATTCTGATGCGTTCTTACACCACCCCTTCCGTATCCGAGGCGCGGCGCTCCGTGGGCTGGTCGCTGTTATTCATTCTGCTGCTCTACTTCATGGCACCGTCGCTGGCCTTGCTGGTCAAATATGAAATCTATACCCAGGTCGTGGGGTCGAGTTTTCTTAGCCTGCCGAACTGGGTTCATGCCTGGAGCGCGGTGGATGCCAACCTGTTGCAGGTGTTTGACGTCAATCGCGACGGCATTGTCCAGGCTGCCGAGATCAGCATGGGGGCGGATGTCGTCGTGCTGGCCATGCCGGAGATCGGCGGTCTGCCTTATGTGATTTCGGGCCTGGTGGCCGCAGGCGGGCTGGCCGCGGCGCTTTCCACGGCCGATGGCCTGCTGCTGACGCTGTCGAACTCGGCCTCGCATGACATGTGGTTCCGGGTAGTGTCGCCGCGCATGTCAGCGGCACGCCGCGTCATGGTGTCCAAAATACTTCTGCTGCTGGTGGCCTTCGCGGCGGCCTGGGTCGCCGCCCGTAAGCCAGCCGATATTCTGTTCATGGTGTCGGCGGCATTTTCCTTCGCCGCATCCTCTTTCTTCCCGGCGCTGGTCATGGGTGTGTTCTGGCGGCGTGCCAATAAATGGGGCGCCACCCTGGGCATGGTGGTGGGCGTGTTGACTACCTTTGCCTATATGGCCCATACCCACCCCTGGTTGCGGGAATGGGTATTTGGCGTGGCCCGCGCCGAGCCGGTGCAACTATGGTGGGGGATTCAGCCTATCGCGGCAGGCGTGTTCGGCGCCCCTGCCGCTTTCCTGACGATTATCGTCGTGTCATGGCTGACGCCGCGACCGGATGGCAACACCCTGGCGTTGGTCGAGTATCTGCGCGAACCTGAGCACCGCTAAGGCGTCAGTGAGCCACCGATTTCGAAAAAACGTTCATCACGATGACCCCTGCGACGATCAGCGCGATGCCGACCATGGCCGCAAGATCCAGCGTCTGCTGAAAAAAGAAGACCCCGATCAGGGAAATGGCCACGATCCCCACGCCTGACCAGACGGCATAGGCGATGCCGACCGGCAATTCGCGTAGCGTGAGCGACAGGCAGTAGAAGGAAACCATATAGCCTGCCACGGTGATGATCGAGGGCAGCAGACGGGAAAACCCGTCGCTGGCCTTGAGCGCGCTGGTGGCGATGATTTCAAAGCCGATGGCGAGCGCCAGATATAACCACTTCATTGGCGAGCCTCGCCACGCATCAGGACGAGCAGCACGCCGGCGCCTCCCTCGCGTTCGGCCGCTTCGGAAAAAGCCATCACCTCGGCCTTTTGCACCAGCCAGGTGCGCACCTTGTCCTTGAGCACCGGCTCCAGCCCCTGAGAGCCATAGCCCTTGCCATGCACGATGCGCAGGCAACGGATGCCATGTTCCAGGCACTCGTTCAGGAAAGAAATCACGGCGTGGCGGGCCTGCTCCACGCGCAAGCCGTGCAGATCCAGCTCTGCGCCGACGCGCCACTGGCCGCGCTTGAGATTGCGCGCCGTATCGGGGGCTGCATCGTGGCGCACGAAGGCCGTGCCGTTCTCGGACAGTAGCGGCGCGATGTCGCCGCCGTCAGAGACCCCCTGATCGGCGCGTGAGGGCGTCTCGCCCGTTGCCGAGGCGCGGCGCTGAGCGATGGCGGGAGAAATTTCCACCCGCTTTGGGTGCAGAGCCTTGGGGGCGGCTTTCATGGGCGTGGCATGCGCCATCGCCCGGCGAAAGGCGGTCACGTCATCTGGCGTGGCCGCACGCGCACGTTCGGCTTGCGCCTCGCGCTCGCGCCGCTCCTGTTCGGCCTGTCGTGCCTGGACGTTTTTTTGCAGCGTTTTGAGGTCGGCCAGACCAAGCTTAGTTCCCCGCATTCTCCAGCCACCGTTGTGCGTCCAGGGCGGCCATGCAGCCGGTGCCGGCGCTGGTGATAGCCTGGCGGTAAATATGATCCTGCACGTCGCCGGCGGCGAATACGCCAGGCACGGAGGTCATGGTGGCCAGACCATTCAGGCCGCTCTTGGTGACGATATAGCCGTCTTTCATGTCGAGTTGGCCTTCGAAGATGCCGGTGTTGGGCTGATGGCCGATGGCCACGAAGCAGCCCAGCGCGGCCAAATCTTCGGTGGCGCCGGTTTCGACGTTGCGAATGCGCACGCCCGTCACGCCGCTGTCGTCACCCAGCACTTCTTCGAGGGTGCTGAAAACGCGCAATTCCATATTGCCGTTCTGGACTTTGTCCATCAGTTTGTCGACCAAGATGGGCTCGGCGCGGAATTTGTCGCGCCGGTGAATCAGGGTGACCTTACGGCAGATGTTCGACAGATAGAGCGCTTCTTCGACGGCCGTGTTGCCGCCGCCGATCACCACCACGTCCTGGTTGCGGTAAAAGAAACCGTCGCAGGTGGCGCAGCCCGAGACGCCGCGCCCCATGAATTTTTCTTCAGAGGGCAGACCGAGGTATTTGGCCGAAGCGCCCGTGGCGATAATCAGCGCATCGCAGGTGTACACATTGCCCGTGTCGCCCGTCAGGGTGAAAGGGCGCTGCGAGAGGTCCACCTTGGCGATGTGATCGAAGACGATTTCGGTGTTGAAGCGCTCGGCGTGTTTTTGGAAGCGCTCCATCAGGGCCGGACCCTGGACGCCGTCGACGTCGGCCGGCCAGTTGTCCACCTCAGTGGTGGTCATGAGCTGGCCGCCCTGGGCCAGGCCGGTGACCAGCAGCGGCTTGAGGTTGGCGCGGGCGGCGTAAACCGCTGCGGTGTAACCGGCGGGGCCGGAACCGAGAATGAGAACTTTGGCGTGTGTGGACATGGCGGCTATTCTTAAGGTGACACCCAATTATAATGAGGCGCATGCCCCGCAATGTCTCCCCGCGCGCATCGCGCAACACCCGTAACGGGCCGTCTCCCCTGCAATCGCGGATTTCCGCCCTGCTGCGTGAGGCCCGCTGGATTCTCTTTGCCGCTTTGGCCGCCTGGCTGACGCTGGTACTGATTACCTGGAGTCCTGCTGATCCGGGATGGTCACATTCTGTTTCCAGCGACAGCCTGCATAACAAGGGCGGTGCCCTGGGCGCCTATCTGGCCGACATCCTCCTCTATCTGTTTGGTTTCTCTGCCTGGTGGTGGGTCGTGCTGCTGCTGCATCGGGTGCGGGCGGGCTATCACCGCCTGGCTTCGAATCTGCGCGCCGCCAATGACAAGCCAGCCGATCTGCTGCCCAGAGTCCGTTGGGAGCAGGGCATCGGCTTTGCCCTGTTGCTGATAGGGTCGCTTGGCCTGGAGGCCTTGCGTCTGCAATCCTGGGGTATGCATCTGCCTGGCGGCACTGACGGCGCCAGCGGCGCCGGGGGTGTCATCGGACAGATGCTGGCAGCTCAACTCAAACTGGCGGTGGGGTTTACGGGCAGTACGCTGATTCTGCTCGCGATGATTGCGATTGGTCTGTCGCTCTTCTTCTCTTTTTCCTGGCTACAGATCGCCGAGCGCGTGGGCGGCTGGATAGAGAGCCTGCTGCGCAAACTGCGAGATTCTTACACCGCGCGTGAAGACCGCCGTGTAGGGGAGGTGGCCAAGACCGAGCGAACCGAGCAGGTTGCCGCCAAGCAGGAAAAACTGGTTCATGAGCAACCCGTGCGCATCGAGCCCGCTATTACCGTAGTGCCGCGCTCAGACCGCGTCGAAAAAGAAAAGCAGCAAGCGCTATTCCTGCCGCCGGCCAGCGAGGGGGATCTGCCCGCCATCAGCCTGCTGGATATGCCACCGCCCAACCAAGAAACCGTATCCGCCGAAACTATAGAGTTCACCTCTCGTCTCATTGAGAAAAAACTGGCGGATTTCGGTGTGTCGGTCACGGTGGTGGCGGCTCAGGCCGGGCCGGTGATCACCCGTTACGAAATCGAACCCGCAACCGGCGTGAAAGGCAGCCAGATCGTCAACCTGGCGAAAGATCTGGCGCGTGCGTTGAGTCTGGTCAGCATTCGCGTGGTCGAAACCATCCCCGGCAAAAACCTGATGGGGCTGGAATTGCCGAACCCGCGCCGCCAGATGGTCAAGCTTTCCGAGA includes:
- a CDS encoding sodium:solute symporter family protein is translated as MPFSGATPQQFKRRLRWIYLSYTAGFLLLVLLLALAEVLGMPRAWIGYVFLLFTVSLYAGIGIVCRTSDQVEYYVAGRRVPAIYNGMATAADWMSVASFIGVAGTLYLTGYGGLAYIMGWTGGFVLLALLLAPYLRKFGQYTIPDFLGARYGGNLARMTGVVCAVLCSFTYLVAQIYGVGIITTRMTGISFELGIFVALGGMLVCSFLGGMRAVTWTQVGQYIILVIAYLVPVVWLSVKHTDAPLPQFSAATLLQEITEKEKALRIDADEIGVRQLWADRAREMEGRLQGLPQSWLSEKENLRTRLSQMDVSDAPMVEIRSLERELAAYPASVEEARTLWSQARDIFEARAAPPIPHAEPYPSEDSSARENMRINFLALVLCLMLGTAGMPHILMRSYTTPSVSEARRSVGWSLLFILLLYFMAPSLALLVKYEIYTQVVGSSFLSLPNWVHAWSAVDANLLQVFDVNRDGIVQAAEISMGADVVVLAMPEIGGLPYVISGLVAAGGLAAALSTADGLLLTLSNSASHDMWFRVVSPRMSAARRVMVSKILLLLVAFAAAWVAARKPADILFMVSAAFSFAASSFFPALVMGVFWRRANKWGATLGMVVGVLTTFAYMAHTHPWLREWVFGVARAEPVQLWWGIQPIAAGVFGAPAAFLTIIVVSWLTPRPDGNTLALVEYLREPEHR
- a CDS encoding DMT family transporter; the protein is MKWLYLALAIGFEIIATSALKASDGFSRLLPSIITVAGYMVSFYCLSLTLRELPVGIAYAVWSGVGIVAISLIGVFFFQQTLDLAAMVGIALIVAGVIVMNVFSKSVAH
- the trxB gene encoding thioredoxin-disulfide reductase — protein: MSTHAKVLILGSGPAGYTAAVYAARANLKPLLVTGLAQGGQLMTTTEVDNWPADVDGVQGPALMERFQKHAERFNTEIVFDHIAKVDLSQRPFTLTGDTGNVYTCDALIIATGASAKYLGLPSEEKFMGRGVSGCATCDGFFYRNQDVVVIGGGNTAVEEALYLSNICRKVTLIHRRDKFRAEPILVDKLMDKVQNGNMELRVFSTLEEVLGDDSGVTGVRIRNVETGATEDLAALGCFVAIGHQPNTGIFEGQLDMKDGYIVTKSGLNGLATMTSVPGVFAAGDVQDHIYRQAITSAGTGCMAALDAQRWLENAGN
- a CDS encoding Smr/MutS family protein, yielding MRGTKLGLADLKTLQKNVQARQAEQERREREAQAERARAATPDDVTAFRRAMAHATPMKAAPKALHPKRVEISPAIAQRRASATGETPSRADQGVSDGGDIAPLLSENGTAFVRHDAAPDTARNLKRGQWRVGAELDLHGLRVEQARHAVISFLNECLEHGIRCLRIVHGKGYGSQGLEPVLKDKVRTWLVQKAEVMAFSEAAEREGGAGVLLVLMRGEARQ
- a CDS encoding DUF4212 domain-containing protein translates to MPQTPKPYWRRNLRWISLLLAIWVALTFVPAYFARELNFDFLGWPFAFWMAAHGAPVAYLVIIVVYAVVMNRADARARRKP
- a CDS encoding DNA translocase FtsK gives rise to the protein MPRNVSPRASRNTRNGPSPLQSRISALLREARWILFAALAAWLTLVLITWSPADPGWSHSVSSDSLHNKGGALGAYLADILLYLFGFSAWWWVVLLLHRVRAGYHRLASNLRAANDKPADLLPRVRWEQGIGFALLLIGSLGLEALRLQSWGMHLPGGTDGASGAGGVIGQMLAAQLKLAVGFTGSTLILLAMIAIGLSLFFSFSWLQIAERVGGWIESLLRKLRDSYTAREDRRVGEVAKTERTEQVAAKQEKLVHEQPVRIEPAITVVPRSDRVEKEKQQALFLPPASEGDLPAISLLDMPPPNQETVSAETIEFTSRLIEKKLADFGVSVTVVAAQAGPVITRYEIEPATGVKGSQIVNLAKDLARALSLVSIRVVETIPGKNLMGLELPNPRRQMVKLSEILGSQTYHASSSVLTMALGKDIAGNPVVADLAKMPHLLVAGTTGSGKSVGINAMILSLLYKADASQTRVILIDPKMLEMSVYEGIPHLLSPVVTDMRQAANALNWCVGEMEKRYRLMSKMGVRNLAGYNSKIRDAIKREEPIPNPFSLTPDAPEPLAPLPHIVVVIDELADLMMVVGKKIEELIARLAQKARAAGIHLVLATQRPSVDVITGLIKANIPTRIAFQVSSKIDSRTILDQMGAETLLGQGDMLYMPPGTGLPVRVHGAFVHDDEVHRVVEYLRSQGEPNYVEGLLEGGAEGETGEGVSSVTGMADNESDPMYDQACEVVLKHRRASISLVQRHLRIGYNRAARLLEQMEQSGMVSAMQSNGNREILVPAREEA